A window of Cellulomonas sp. SLBN-39 genomic DNA:
GAGCTGGAGCGGGTCGTGGCCGAGCAGCGCGAGCTCGCCGCGCAGATCGCCGGCCCGGGGGCGAGCGTCGCCGACGCCGTGGCGGCCCTCGACGCGGACCCGGCGCGACGCCTGACGGGGACGGCGGCGCTGCAGGCGTGGATGCAGGCGACGTCGGACGAGGCCGTCGCGGCCCTCGACGGCACGCACTTCGCGATCCCCGAGCCCGTGCGCACCCTGGAGTGCCGGATCGCCCCGTCGAGCTCGGGCGCGATCTACTACACGGGCCCGTCGGACGACTTCAGCCGCCCGGGCCGCATGTGGTGGTCGGTGCCCGCGGACGTGACGGAGTTCAGCACGTGGCGCGAGCGCACGACCGTCTACCACGAGGGCGTCCCGGGCCACCACCTGCAGATCGCGCAGGCGGTGCACGAGCGCGGCACGCTGAACGCGTGGCGCCGGCTGGGTGCGTGGACGTCGGGCCACGGCGAGGGCTGGGCGCTGTACGCCGAGCGGCTCATGGCCGACCTCGGGTTCCTCGACGACCCGGGCGACCGGCTCGGCATGCTCGACGGGCAGGCGCTGCGCGCGGCCCGTGTGGTCTTCGACATCGGCATCCACCTGGGCCTGCCGGCGCCGGCGGCGTGGGGCGGGACGTGGACGCCGGAGAGCGGCTGGGACTTCCTGCGGGCGCACGTGAACATGGCGGAGTCGTTCGTGCGGTTCGAGCACACGCGGTACCTGGGCTGGCCGGGGCAGGCGCCGTCGTACAAGGTCGGGCAGCGGCTGTGGGAGCAGGCCCGCGACGCCGCGGCCGCGTCGGCGGCTGCGGCCGGGCAGCCGTTCGACCTGCGGGACTTCCACGCCCGCGCGCTGCGGCTGGGGTCGGTGCCGCTCGAGGTGCTGCCCTCCGCGCTGGGCGTCTGACGACGACGGCCCGGCACCCCTGCGCGGGTGCCGGGCCGTCCTGCGTCGGGGACGCTCAGAGCAGCGTCCACCCGTACCGGGCGAACACCACCCCGGCGAGCAGCACGAGCGCGGCGACGGTGACGTACCAGTCGTTGCCGGCCGCGACGAAGCGGCGGGCCCACGGCCCGGCGGCACCGGGCAGCACGATGTTCCCCTCGCGCACGTTGATGCGCGTGAGGCCCGCCCACACGAGGGTCGTGGTGACGGTGATGAGCAGGCACCAGGGGCACAGGGCGCCGATGACGGTGTACGCCTGCTGGAAGAGCCACAGCGCGAAGAGCAGGCCGAGGGTGTAGACGACCTGCGCGGACAGCATGAACCAGCGGGGGAAGCGGACGCCGCCGATGAGCGCGACGGCGAGCGTGAGCACCACTGCCTCGGCCGCGATGCCGAGGAACGCGTTGGGGAAGCCGAACAGCTCGGCCTGCCACGACCTCGCGACGGTCCCGCAGCTGATGACGGCGTTGAGGTCGCAGGACAGCGTGGCGTTCTGGTTCTCGGCCAGCACGAGGGCCTCGATCGAGAGCACGAAGCTCGCGTACAGCCCGATCAGGCCGGAGACGACCATCTCGATCGCGGTGCGCCGCACCCAGGGCAGCGGTGCCGGGCGCAGCAGCTCGGGGTCGGGGTCGGGCGGGAGGTCCGTGCCGTCGAGGTCGTCGAGGTCGTCGTCGAGGCCGTCGTCCGGCCCGTCGTGGTCCTCGGCGACCTCCGAGGTCGTCCCCCTGCGCGCGGTCACGTCCTTCACATGCCCTCCTCGACGAGTGGTGCGGCCATTGTGCCCCGCCCACCTGGACGACGGCTGGGACCTGGCGGACCGGGAAGCCGAGACATCCGCACGGACATCGTGTCACTTTCACTCTTGACCCGCGTCATTGTTCAGCAATACGGTGCGACGGCCAGGCCACCCACCCGCCAGGAGCGCACCAGAGAGAGAAGGCTGACGATGACCCTGCACACACCCGCGCGGACCACGACGGCGATCGCCGTCGGGATCGCGCTCGCCTGCGCCGGAGGGATCGGCGCCGCAGCCGCCGCCCCGACGCAGGCCCCGGCGGCCGCACCCGCCGCCGCCCCGGCCGCCGCACCCGCCGAGACCGGGACCACGGACCGCCTCATCGTGAAGTACCGCGGCGAGCGGGCCGGCACCACCCCCAGCGGCACGACGCAGTCGAAGCGCCGCGACCGCATCCAGGCCGCCGCCGCCCCGCTCGGCGGCGCCGCCGAGCACGTGCGCGCCACCGCCCAGGGCGCCCAGGTCTGGTCGCTGGGCACGGACCTGGAGGTCGCCGACGTCGAGGCGATCGCCGCGCAGGTCGAGGCCGACCCGGCCGTCGAGTACGCCGAGCCCGACCGGCTGATGCAGCCGCTCGCCGCCGCGCCGAACGACACCCGCTGGGCCGAGCAGTGGGACCTGCAGACCACCTCCGTCGGCATCGACGTGCGCACCGCCTGGGACACCACGCGGGGGGCGGGCGTCAACGTCGCCGTCATCGACACCGGCTACCGCCCGCACGCCGACCTGGCCGCCAACATCGTCGGCGGCTACGACCTCATCGCCGACACCGCGGTCGCCAACGACGGCAACGGCCGGGACGCCGACGCCGCCGACCCCGGCGACTGGACCACCACCAACCAGTGCGCGACCGGGTGGACCGCGCGCGGCTCGAGCTGGCACGGCACCCACGTGGCCGGCACCATCAGCGCCGTCACCAACAACGGCGTCGGTGTCGCAGGCATCGCGCCGGAGTCCAAGGTCGTGCCCGTGCGCGTCCTCGGCCGCTGCGGCGGGTACACCTCGGACATCGCCGACGCCATGATCTGGGCCTCGGGCGGCACCGTCAGCGGCGTGCCCGCGAACGCGAACCCCGCCAAGGTCCTCAACCTCTCCCTCGGCGGGTCCGGCACCTGCGACACCACCAGCCAGAACGCCATCACCAGCGCCCGCTCGCGCGGCACGGTCGTGGTCGTCGCCGCCGGCAACTCGAACACCAACGTCTCGAGCTCGAGCCCCGCCAACTGCTCCGGCGTCGTCGCCGTCGCCGCGTACGGCCCCACGGGCGCACGGGCGTACTACTCCAACTACGGCACCCTCGTCGACATCGCGGCCCCCGGCGGCGACACCTCGGGCGGGTCCGCCAACGGGATCCTCTCGACTCTCAACACCGGCACCAGCACGCCCGGGTCGGACTCCTACGCCTTCTACCAGGGCACGTCGATGGCCGCCCCGCACGTGGCCGCCGTCGCGGCGCTCATGCTGTCCGCCAACCCGTCCCTGACGCCCGACCAGGTCGAGTCCCTGCTCAAGTCCAGCGCGCAGCCCTTCGTCGCGACCTGCTCCAGCTGCGGCGCCGGCATGCTCGACGCGGCGACGGCCGTGGCCGCGGCCACCGGCGGCACCACGCCGACGCCCACCCCGACCCCCACCCCGACGCCCACGCCCCCCGCGGGCAGCATCGCGGAGTCGGAGTCGAACAACACCCGGGCGACCGCCGACCCCGCGCCGCGGCCGTCGACGTTCACCGGCACCATCGGCTCCACGAGCGACACGGACTACGTGTCCGTCGTCGTCCCCGCCGGGGCCACGCTCACCGTCAGCCTCACCGCGGGCGTCGCGAGCGCCGACTACGACCTGTACCTGTACAACGCCGCGGGCACCCGGGTCGCGAGCAGCACGCGCGGCGCCGGCCTCGTCGACACCGTCACGTACACCAACAGCGGCACCGCGAGCGCCACGTTCTACCCCCGCGTCCTGTACTACTCGGGCACCACGGGCACGAGCGGGACGTACACGCTGGCCATCAGCTGACGTCACGCGGCACCGGCGGCGCCCGTCCCTCGCGCAGGGACGGGCGCCGTCGTGCGCCCCGGCAGCCGGGCCACGACGACCGGCACGGCAGCGGCCGCCGCGCGGGCTAGGGTCGGGCCGTGACCACGGCACCCTCCTCCCCCCGGCTGCTCCTCGCCTCGGCGTCCCCCGCCCGCCGCGCCACGCTCGTGCGCGCCGGCGTCGACCCGCTCGTCGCCGTCTCGTCGGTCGACGAGGACGCCGCGCTGGCCGCGGCCCGTGAGCGCTTCGGCGACCTCGAGCCCGCGGACGCGGTCCTGGTGCTCGCGCAGGCGAAGGTCGAGGACGTCGCGCGTCGCCTGGTGGACGACCCCGACCTCGACGTGCCGGGATGGGACGGCGAGGACCTGCTGCTCCTGGGCTGCGACTCGATGCTCGAGCTCGACGGGCAGATCCTCGGCAAGCCCGCCGACGCGGACGACGCCGTCGCGCGGTGGGCGGCGATGCGCGGGCGCTCCGGCGTGCTGCACACCGGGCACTGGCTGGTCGACGACCGCCCGTCCGGGGCGGACGGCCCGGGCACGGGCGGCACCCTCGGCGCCACCGCGTCGACGGTCGTGCACTTCGCGGACGTGTCCGACGCGGAGGTCGCGGCGTACGTGGCGACCGGCGAGCCGATGCTCGTGGCCGGCGCGTTCACCGTCGACGGCCTCGGCGGCCCGTTCGTGGAGCGCATCGAGGGCGACCACCACAACGTGGTCGGCCTGAGCCTGCCGCTGCTGCGCCACCTGCTGGGCGAGGTGGGACTGACGCTGCCCGACCTCTGGCGCCGCTGACCCACCGCCGGGCAGGCACACCCGGGCGCGCCCGGCCCTCGTTGTCCCCGGACGACAACCGCGCGTGCCCTGGTGCACGATGCGCCGGGAGCGCGTTGGTCAGATCCTCCAAGAGGGGGGCGGACCCGTGCAGGGTTCGGCCAATGTTGTCCCGGGGCGCGGATGCGCACCCGGGCGTCGCCCGGATCCCGCGCTACCGTGAGCCGTGCCCGACATCACCAAGGTGCTCATCGCCAACCGCGGAGAGATCGCCGTCCGCGTCGCCCGTGCCTGCCGGGACGCGCAGATCGCGTCCGTCGCCGTGTACTCCGACACGGACCGCGGCGCCCTGCACGTCACGGTCGCGGACGAGGCGTTCGCGCTCGACGGCGCCCGTGCGGCCGAGACCTACCTCGACATCGCCAAGCTCCTCGACGTGGCCCGCCGGTCCGGCGCGGACGCCGTGCACCCCGGCTACGGCTTCCTGTCCGAGAACGCCGAGTTCGCGCGCGCCGTCGCCGCGGCCGGCCTGGTGTGGATCGGCCCGCCGCCGGCGGCCATCGAGTCGCTGGGCGACAAGGTCAGCGCGCGGCACATCGCGCAGCGCGCCGGCGCCCCGCTGGTCGCGGGCACGCCCGACCCGGTGGCGTCGGTCGACGAGATCCACGCCTTCGCGGCCGAGCACGGCCTGCCGATCGCGATCAAGGCGGCGTTCGGCGGTGGCGGCCGCGGCCTGAAGGTCGCCCGCACGGTCGACGAGATCGACGAGATGTACGAGTCCGCGGTCCGCGAGGCCGTCGCGGCCTTCGGGCGCGGGGAGTGCTTCGTCGAGCGGTACCTCGACCGGCCGCGGCACGTGGAGACGCAGTGCCTCGCCGACGAGCACGGCACCGTGGTCGTCGTCTCGACCCGCGACTGCTCGCTGCAGCGCCGCCACCAGAAGCTCGTCGAGGAGGCCCCGGCGCCGTACCTGAGCGACGAGCAGCGGCGCCTGCTGGTCGACGCGAGCGTGGCCAT
This region includes:
- a CDS encoding DUF885 domain-containing protein: MTILPSTPVRQATPVDAVADAHVAAAARLNPVEATHAGVPGHDRELPDHSPDGWAARDDQRRSTLLALEGLSPADEVDEVTLAAMRFALRTEIDLHAAGEDERRLNNISSPSQQVASVFDLMPTATAQDWDDIAARLRAVPASLGGYVTSLRESAARGRTAAVRQVRAVAEQARELADPQASAFTRLVAGSTGVVGDDGALRTDLDRAAAGAREAYGELARFLEQELAPLAPVEDAVGRDRYTLWSRHFLGAGVDLDETYAWGLAELERVVAEQRELAAQIAGPGASVADAVAALDADPARRLTGTAALQAWMQATSDEAVAALDGTHFAIPEPVRTLECRIAPSSSGAIYYTGPSDDFSRPGRMWWSVPADVTEFSTWRERTTVYHEGVPGHHLQIAQAVHERGTLNAWRRLGAWTSGHGEGWALYAERLMADLGFLDDPGDRLGMLDGQALRAARVVFDIGIHLGLPAPAAWGGTWTPESGWDFLRAHVNMAESFVRFEHTRYLGWPGQAPSYKVGQRLWEQARDAAAASAAAAGQPFDLRDFHARALRLGSVPLEVLPSALGV
- a CDS encoding vitamin K epoxide reductase family protein, producing the protein MKDVTARRGTTSEVAEDHDGPDDGLDDDLDDLDGTDLPPDPDPELLRPAPLPWVRRTAIEMVVSGLIGLYASFVLSIEALVLAENQNATLSCDLNAVISCGTVARSWQAELFGFPNAFLGIAAEAVVLTLAVALIGGVRFPRWFMLSAQVVYTLGLLFALWLFQQAYTVIGALCPWCLLITVTTTLVWAGLTRINVREGNIVLPGAAGPWARRFVAAGNDWYVTVAALVLLAGVVFARYGWTLL
- a CDS encoding S8 family peptidase, which codes for MTLHTPARTTTAIAVGIALACAGGIGAAAAAPTQAPAAAPAAAPAAAPAETGTTDRLIVKYRGERAGTTPSGTTQSKRRDRIQAAAAPLGGAAEHVRATAQGAQVWSLGTDLEVADVEAIAAQVEADPAVEYAEPDRLMQPLAAAPNDTRWAEQWDLQTTSVGIDVRTAWDTTRGAGVNVAVIDTGYRPHADLAANIVGGYDLIADTAVANDGNGRDADAADPGDWTTTNQCATGWTARGSSWHGTHVAGTISAVTNNGVGVAGIAPESKVVPVRVLGRCGGYTSDIADAMIWASGGTVSGVPANANPAKVLNLSLGGSGTCDTTSQNAITSARSRGTVVVVAAGNSNTNVSSSSPANCSGVVAVAAYGPTGARAYYSNYGTLVDIAAPGGDTSGGSANGILSTLNTGTSTPGSDSYAFYQGTSMAAPHVAAVAALMLSANPSLTPDQVESLLKSSAQPFVATCSSCGAGMLDAATAVAAATGGTTPTPTPTPTPTPTPPAGSIAESESNNTRATADPAPRPSTFTGTIGSTSDTDYVSVVVPAGATLTVSLTAGVASADYDLYLYNAAGTRVASSTRGAGLVDTVTYTNSGTASATFYPRVLYYSGTTGTSGTYTLAIS
- a CDS encoding nucleoside triphosphate pyrophosphatase, giving the protein MTTAPSSPRLLLASASPARRATLVRAGVDPLVAVSSVDEDAALAAARERFGDLEPADAVLVLAQAKVEDVARRLVDDPDLDVPGWDGEDLLLLGCDSMLELDGQILGKPADADDAVARWAAMRGRSGVLHTGHWLVDDRPSGADGPGTGGTLGATASTVVHFADVSDAEVAAYVATGEPMLVAGAFTVDGLGGPFVERIEGDHHNVVGLSLPLLRHLLGEVGLTLPDLWRR